The Haloarchaeobius amylolyticus genome window below encodes:
- a CDS encoding M24 family metallopeptidase codes for MNDFERRARACQDRLESVDAAAAVLFPSPNLYYASGFHEEPAERHLFLFVPATGDPVFLVPELYASQIRDESWVTDVRTWGDGDDPVAAVETVAEELDLWGRHLLVDDTMWALFTQDLEAALPEATFGLASEVFDDLRLRKDETELDALRRAAEVADQASEEVRKLGSAAIGLTERELAEEVESTLAGMGGDGLAFDVIAGSGPNGAKPHHSHGDREIQRGDPVVLDFGAYVDHYPGDQTRTVVFAGDPPDRFEAVHAIVRDALEAGVAAVEPGVEAQAVDRAAREVIEEAGYGEQFIHRTGHGVGLDVHEPPYIVEGNDLELEPGMVFSVEPGIYLDGEFGVRIEDLIVVTADGCERLNQSPRTWEPL; via the coding sequence ATGAACGACTTCGAGCGACGAGCGCGTGCGTGTCAGGACCGTCTCGAATCGGTCGACGCGGCCGCCGCCGTACTGTTCCCCAGTCCGAACCTGTACTACGCGAGCGGGTTCCACGAGGAACCGGCCGAGCGCCACCTGTTCCTGTTCGTCCCCGCGACCGGCGACCCGGTCTTCCTCGTCCCGGAGCTGTACGCCTCCCAGATCCGCGACGAGTCGTGGGTCACAGATGTCAGAACGTGGGGCGACGGCGACGACCCCGTCGCGGCGGTCGAGACCGTCGCCGAGGAACTCGACCTCTGGGGCCGGCACCTCCTCGTCGACGACACGATGTGGGCGCTGTTCACGCAGGACCTCGAGGCCGCCCTGCCCGAGGCGACCTTCGGGCTGGCCAGCGAGGTGTTCGACGACCTGCGCCTGCGCAAGGACGAGACCGAACTCGACGCCCTCCGGCGGGCCGCCGAGGTGGCCGACCAGGCGAGCGAGGAGGTCCGCAAGCTCGGGAGCGCGGCCATCGGGCTGACCGAGCGCGAACTCGCCGAGGAGGTCGAGTCGACCCTCGCGGGCATGGGTGGCGACGGCCTCGCGTTCGACGTCATCGCCGGCTCGGGGCCGAACGGCGCGAAACCCCACCACAGCCACGGCGACCGCGAGATTCAGCGCGGGGACCCCGTCGTGCTGGACTTCGGGGCGTACGTCGACCACTACCCCGGCGACCAGACCCGGACCGTCGTCTTCGCGGGCGACCCCCCGGACCGGTTCGAGGCGGTCCACGCCATCGTCCGCGACGCACTGGAGGCGGGCGTGGCGGCGGTCGAACCGGGCGTCGAGGCACAGGCGGTCGACCGCGCCGCCCGCGAGGTCATCGAGGAGGCGGGCTACGGCGAGCAGTTCATCCACCGGACCGGCCACGGCGTCGGCCTCGACGTGCACGAACCGCCCTACATCGTCGAGGGGAACGACCTCGAACTCGAACCGGGGATGGTGTTCTCGGTCGAGCCCGGCATCTACCTCGACGGCGAGTTCGGCGTCCGCATCGAGGACCTCATCGTCGTCACCGCGGACGGCTGCGAGCGACTCAACCAGTCGCCGCGGACGTGGGAACCGCTCTGA